The following coding sequences are from one Paracoccus alcaliphilus window:
- the serA gene encoding phosphoglycerate dehydrogenase, whose protein sequence is MPKVLVSDKLSETAVQIFRDRGVEVDYMPDLGKDKEKLAEVIGQYDGLAIRSATKVTEKLLEKAANLKVVGRAGIGVDNVDIPSASKKGVIVMNTPFGNSVTTAEHAIAMMFAVARQLPEASTSTHAGKWEKNRFMGVELFNKTLGVVGAGNIGSIVIDRALGLHMKVLAYDPFLSEERAKEIGVTKVEFEDLLGRADFITFHVPLTDKTRNILSREAIAKLKPGVRIINCARGGLVDEEALAEALKDGRVAGAAFDVFAVEPATESPLFNLPNVVVTPHLGASTTEAQENVALQVAEQMSDYLLTGAVQNALNMPSVTAEEASVMGPWIKLSAHLGAFVGQMTDEPIKAINVLYDGVVSEMNLNALNAAVIAGVMKATNPDVNMVSAPVMAKERGVQVTTTTQDKGGVFEGYVKLTVVTEKRERSIAGTVFSDGKPRFIQIRGINIDAEVGEHMLYTRNRDVPGVIGALGGTLGDLGVNIANFTLGRSAAGDDAIAILYLDEAITDEALATLQNTGKFLQARRLKFEI, encoded by the coding sequence ATGCCGAAGGTTCTTGTGTCTGACAAACTGTCGGAAACCGCCGTCCAGATCTTTCGCGATCGCGGGGTCGAGGTGGATTACATGCCTGATCTGGGCAAGGACAAGGAAAAGCTGGCCGAGGTGATCGGGCAATATGACGGGCTGGCGATCCGCTCCGCGACGAAAGTGACCGAGAAGCTGCTGGAAAAGGCGGCCAATCTGAAGGTGGTGGGGCGCGCGGGGATCGGGGTGGACAATGTCGATATTCCGTCGGCCAGCAAGAAGGGCGTGATCGTGATGAACACGCCTTTCGGCAACAGCGTCACCACCGCCGAACATGCCATCGCGATGATGTTCGCGGTGGCGCGGCAACTGCCCGAGGCCAGCACCTCGACCCATGCCGGGAAGTGGGAGAAGAACCGCTTTATGGGTGTCGAGCTGTTCAACAAGACGCTGGGGGTCGTGGGCGCGGGCAATATCGGATCAATCGTGATCGACCGGGCGCTGGGGCTGCATATGAAAGTGCTGGCCTATGATCCGTTCCTGTCCGAGGAGCGCGCCAAGGAGATCGGCGTCACCAAGGTCGAGTTCGAGGACCTGCTGGGCCGCGCTGATTTCATCACCTTCCATGTGCCGCTGACCGACAAGACTCGCAATATCCTGTCGCGCGAGGCGATCGCGAAGCTGAAGCCCGGCGTGCGGATCATCAACTGCGCCCGCGGCGGGCTGGTCGATGAAGAGGCGCTGGCCGAGGCGCTGAAGGATGGCCGCGTCGCAGGTGCCGCCTTTGACGTTTTCGCGGTCGAGCCCGCAACCGAGAGCCCGCTGTTCAACCTGCCCAATGTGGTGGTGACGCCGCATCTGGGGGCCTCGACGACCGAGGCGCAGGAGAATGTGGCATTGCAGGTGGCCGAGCAGATGTCGGATTACCTGCTGACCGGCGCGGTGCAGAATGCGCTGAACATGCCCTCGGTCACCGCCGAAGAGGCCTCGGTCATGGGGCCGTGGATCAAGCTGTCCGCGCATCTGGGGGCCTTTGTCGGCCAGATGACGGATGAGCCGATCAAGGCCATCAACGTCCTTTACGACGGCGTGGTGTCCGAGATGAACCTGAACGCGCTGAATGCGGCGGTGATCGCGGGGGTGATGAAGGCCACGAATCCGGATGTGAACATGGTCTCGGCCCCGGTCATGGCCAAGGAGCGCGGCGTGCAGGTCACCACCACCACGCAGGACAAGGGCGGCGTGTTCGAGGGCTATGTCAAGCTGACCGTGGTGACGGAAAAGCGCGAACGCTCGATCGCGGGCACGGTGTTCAGCGACGGCAAGCCGCGTTTCATCCAGATCCGCGGCATCAATATCGATGCCGAGGTGGGCGAGCACATGCTGTATACCCGCAACCGGGACGTGCCGGGCGTCATCGGCGCTTTGGGGGGAACCCTGGGCGATCTGGGCGTCAACATCGCCAACTTCACGCTTGGCCGTTCGGCGGCGGGTGACGATGCCATCGCGATCCTGTATCTGGATGAGGCGATTACCGACGAGGCACTGGCGACCCTGCAGAATACCGGCAAATTCCTGCAGGCCCGGCGCCTGAAATTCGAGATCTGA
- a CDS encoding STAS domain-containing protein, with protein sequence MQLTRVATSDEVVIVVNESRIDAAVAMRFKDRMRQLLGGTSQPVVIDMRAVQFLDSSGLGAIIALRKAMDDARPLTLLGLTPNVERVFRLTRMDSVFDIRPADPPTEEQAT encoded by the coding sequence ATGCAGCTGACCAGGGTCGCCACCAGTGACGAAGTGGTCATCGTCGTGAACGAATCGCGTATCGACGCGGCGGTGGCCATGCGCTTCAAGGACCGGATGCGCCAGCTTCTGGGCGGCACGTCCCAGCCGGTGGTCATCGACATGCGGGCGGTGCAGTTTCTGGACAGTTCCGGGCTGGGCGCGATCATCGCCCTGCGCAAGGCGATGGATGACGCGCGGCCGCTGACGCTGCTGGGTCTGACGCCTAATGTCGAACGGGTATTCCGTCTGACCCGCATGGATTCCGTCTTCGATATCCGCCCCGCCGACCCCCCGACAGAGGAGCAAGCGACATGA
- a CDS encoding CreA family protein — protein sequence MRHLLLAAALMLATPAAAEEIGKIGVDWIGNDIIVEAIHDPKVGGVTCHLAYFERSVLDRLRQGNWFEDPSNSAIECARTGAIDISTIATGRSGETVFSESRSLIFKSLRVRRILDRQNRVLVYVAHANELTEGSAKMAISTVALTAEEAGTAPAP from the coding sequence ATGCGACATCTGCTGCTGGCTGCGGCCCTGATGCTGGCCACCCCCGCCGCCGCCGAGGAGATCGGCAAGATCGGCGTGGACTGGATCGGCAATGACATCATCGTCGAGGCGATCCATGACCCGAAGGTCGGCGGCGTGACCTGCCATCTGGCCTATTTCGAACGTTCGGTGCTGGACCGGCTGCGGCAGGGCAACTGGTTCGAGGACCCCTCGAACAGCGCCATCGAATGCGCGCGCACCGGCGCCATCGACATTTCCACCATCGCCACCGGACGCTCGGGCGAGACGGTGTTCAGCGAAAGCCGGTCGCTGATCTTCAAATCCCTGCGGGTGCGGCGCATCCTTGACCGGCAGAATCGGGTGCTGGTCTATGTCGCCCATGCCAATGAACTGACCGAGGGATCGGCCAAGATGGCGATATCCACCGTCGCGCTGACCGCCGAAGAGGCCGGAACCGCGCCTGCGCCATAG
- a CDS encoding ATP-binding protein: MNPSGRQSAGIDGRVAARTEPMFNQVLPAHPRAVRKVLHDIRRRFSGEVSEDTLGRLELVLAEVMNNVAEHSRGPACDAGTVVGLSIHVSIVRHVSGLCCAITDNGISLPPDCLIPRNPPPPVRSALPEGGWGWYIIHDLTQALCYYREGQRNYLAFNLPFGDDVLRH, encoded by the coding sequence ATGAACCCTTCAGGACGGCAGAGCGCCGGAATCGATGGCCGCGTCGCGGCGCGGACCGAACCGATGTTCAATCAGGTGCTGCCCGCCCATCCGCGCGCTGTGCGCAAGGTGCTGCACGATATCCGCAGGCGCTTTAGCGGAGAAGTCAGCGAGGACACTCTGGGCCGGTTGGAGCTGGTGCTGGCCGAGGTGATGAACAATGTCGCGGAACACAGCCGCGGGCCTGCCTGCGACGCTGGAACGGTGGTTGGCCTGTCGATTCATGTCTCGATCGTGCGGCATGTCTCGGGACTGTGCTGCGCGATCACCGATAACGGCATCTCATTGCCGCCCGATTGCCTGATCCCGCGCAATCCGCCGCCACCTGTGCGGTCCGCTTTGCCCGAGGGCGGCTGGGGCTGGTACATCATCCACGATCTGACGCAGGCGCTGTGCTATTACCGCGAGGGGCAGCGCAACTATCTGGCCTTCAACCTGCCCTTTGGCGACGATGTGCTGCGCCACTGA
- the serB gene encoding phosphoserine phosphatase SerB, which translates to MFIVSLIAAPGRSHIEQSLLDGLADKWGGNAQRWLAPQLAAEFTIAQQPDNAEQVWTDLQTIGIDLAIQPQANRRKRILLADMDSTMIGQECIDELADMAGVGPRVAAITARAMNGELNFHESLIERVGLLAGLPETVIDEVLATRITLAPGGRELVATMRANGGHTALVSGGFTAFSGPVARMLGFDEHRANNLLADGGVLTGHVALPVLGREAKVEALRDIAAARGLAPDDVIAVGDGANDLGMLQLAGAGVALHAKPAVAAQANIRINHGDLTALLYLQGYAAGEFVTG; encoded by the coding sequence ATGTTCATTGTCTCTCTGATCGCCGCGCCGGGCCGTTCGCATATCGAACAATCGCTGCTGGATGGGCTGGCCGACAAATGGGGCGGGAACGCACAGCGCTGGCTTGCGCCGCAACTCGCGGCGGAATTCACCATCGCGCAGCAGCCCGACAATGCGGAACAGGTCTGGACCGATCTGCAAACCATCGGCATCGATCTGGCCATCCAGCCGCAGGCGAACCGGCGCAAAAGGATCCTGTTGGCCGATATGGATTCGACCATGATCGGGCAGGAATGCATCGACGAACTGGCCGATATGGCGGGTGTCGGACCACGCGTCGCCGCGATCACCGCACGCGCCATGAATGGAGAACTGAACTTCCACGAATCACTGATCGAGCGTGTCGGCCTGCTGGCCGGCCTGCCCGAAACCGTCATCGACGAGGTTCTGGCGACCCGAATCACCCTTGCTCCGGGCGGGCGCGAACTGGTGGCGACGATGCGGGCGAATGGCGGCCATACGGCGCTGGTCTCGGGCGGGTTCACCGCGTTCAGCGGCCCGGTGGCGCGGATGCTGGGCTTTGACGAACATCGCGCCAACAACCTGCTGGCCGATGGTGGCGTGCTGACCGGCCATGTCGCGCTGCCGGTTCTGGGCCGCGAAGCCAAGGTCGAGGCGCTGCGCGACATCGCCGCCGCGCGCGGCTTGGCGCCCGATGACGTGATCGCGGTGGGCGACGGCGCCAACGATCTGGGCATGCTGCAACTGGCAGGGGCGGGCGTGGCGCTGCATGCCAAACCCGCCGTGGCGGCTCAGGCAAACATCCGCATCAATCACGGCGATCTGACGGCGCTGCTCTATCTGCAAGGCTACGCGGCCGGGGAGTTCGTCACGGGCTGA
- the hspQ gene encoding heat shock protein HspQ: MQCESRIAKYGLGQIVRHRHRPFRGVIFDVDPEFSNTQEWYDSIPEDARPAKDQPFYHLYAETEATYYVAYVSEQNLIPDSSGEPLDHPDVVEQFGDFVDGRYPLQYHLN, encoded by the coding sequence ATGCAGTGTGAAAGCCGCATCGCGAAATATGGTCTTGGACAGATCGTCCGGCATCGGCACCGCCCCTTCCGGGGTGTCATCTTCGATGTCGATCCGGAATTTTCCAATACGCAGGAATGGTATGATTCCATCCCCGAGGATGCGCGCCCGGCGAAGGATCAGCCTTTCTATCACCTCTATGCCGAGACCGAGGCGACCTATTACGTCGCCTATGTGTCCGAGCAGAACCTGATCCCCGACAGTTCGGGCGAACCGCTGGACCACCCCGATGTGGTCGAGCAGTTCGGCGATTTCGTCGATGGGCGCTATCCGCTGCAATATCACCTGAACTGA
- a CDS encoding NAD(P)H-dependent flavin oxidoreductase: MLTDLKHRVIQAPMAGVSTPEMAAAVCNAGGLGFVALGALDVAGARRAIARMRALTDRPFGVNLFCHAPARRNHLHEGRWLVRLKPVFAGFGAEPPEALHEIYQSFRVNEAMLALLAKTRPAFVSFHFGLPNADQIAGLRATGARLLASATSEAEGRAILDAGLDGIVAQGWQAGGHRGMFDPEAPDEALETLPLLARLRGIGLPLIAAGGIMTRDDAQAAIEAGAVAVQCGTAFLRAPEAASSAAHREALSRARTVMTRAISGRPARCMENLFTAMEGDHAPDYPVAYDAGKALNAAAMARGETGYGAFWAGSGAAQAVARPAAETVAAISP, translated from the coding sequence ATGCTGACGGATCTGAAGCATCGGGTGATTCAGGCGCCGATGGCCGGGGTTTCGACGCCGGAAATGGCTGCGGCTGTGTGCAATGCGGGCGGGCTGGGCTTTGTCGCGCTGGGGGCGCTGGACGTGGCGGGGGCGCGGCGCGCCATCGCGCGGATGCGGGCGCTGACAGACCGGCCCTTCGGGGTCAACCTGTTCTGCCACGCCCCGGCCCGGCGCAACCACCTGCACGAGGGCCGCTGGCTGGTTCGGCTGAAACCCGTTTTCGCTGGCTTTGGCGCCGAACCGCCCGAGGCGCTGCACGAGATCTATCAGAGTTTTCGGGTGAATGAGGCGATGCTGGCACTGCTGGCCAAAACGCGGCCTGCCTTTGTCAGCTTCCATTTCGGGCTGCCAAATGCCGATCAGATCGCCGGCCTGCGGGCCACCGGTGCGCGCCTGCTGGCCTCGGCCACCAGCGAGGCCGAGGGCCGGGCGATCCTGGATGCCGGGCTGGACGGGATCGTAGCGCAGGGCTGGCAGGCGGGCGGGCATCGCGGCATGTTCGACCCCGAGGCCCCCGACGAGGCGCTGGAAACCCTGCCCCTGCTGGCCCGGCTGCGGGGGATTGGCCTGCCGCTGATCGCCGCCGGTGGAATCATGACACGCGACGACGCCCAAGCCGCGATCGAGGCCGGGGCCGTGGCGGTGCAATGCGGCACGGCGTTTCTGCGCGCGCCCGAAGCCGCCAGTTCGGCGGCCCATCGCGAGGCGCTGTCGCGGGCGCGCACGGTGATGACGCGGGCGATCTCGGGGCGGCCGGCGCGCTGTATGGAAAACCTGTTCACCGCAATGGAGGGCGATCACGCGCCCGATTATCCCGTGGCCTATGACGCGGGCAAGGCGCTGAATGCCGCCGCGATGGCGCGGGGCGAGACCGGTTATGGCGCCTTCTGGGCGGGATCCGGTGCGGCGCAGGCCGTGGCGCGGCCCGCCGCCGAGACCGTGGCGGCGATCAGCCCGTGA
- a CDS encoding metallophosphoesterase, protein MRLYAIGDIHGQSGQLRAAHDRIFRDGGRDALIVHVGDLIDRGPDSRGVIDYLLNGQDRGENWIVTRGNHDRFLPKYLRDPGWIDPNLSNPLPWTRHPGLGAAETLASYGVDARLDEPRLHAEALRAVPREHALFLDSLPLWFLHPLALFVHAGIRPGVDLQDQAEDDLVWIRKPFLDSTAAHGPLIVHGHTAQNHPAHYGNRVNIDGGAGWGRPLAAVVIEADGVHLLTDGGREPLLPGE, encoded by the coding sequence ATGCGGCTGTATGCGATAGGCGACATTCACGGACAATCCGGGCAGTTGCGCGCCGCGCATGATCGGATCTTTCGGGATGGCGGGCGCGATGCGCTGATCGTGCATGTGGGCGATCTGATCGATCGCGGCCCCGATTCGCGCGGCGTAATCGACTATCTGTTGAACGGACAGGACCGGGGCGAGAACTGGATCGTCACCCGTGGCAATCACGACCGTTTCCTGCCGAAATACCTGCGCGATCCGGGCTGGATCGACCCCAACCTGTCCAATCCGCTGCCCTGGACGCGGCATCCGGGGCTGGGGGCGGCAGAGACTCTGGCGTCCTATGGGGTGGATGCGCGGCTGGATGAGCCGCGCCTGCATGCCGAGGCGCTGCGTGCGGTGCCGCGCGAACATGCGTTGTTTCTGGACAGCCTGCCGCTGTGGTTTTTGCATCCGCTGGCGCTGTTCGTTCATGCCGGGATCCGGCCGGGCGTCGATCTGCAGGATCAGGCCGAGGATGATCTGGTCTGGATCCGCAAGCCCTTTCTGGACAGCACCGCCGCGCATGGCCCGCTGATCGTCCACGGGCATACCGCGCAGAACCATCCGGCCCATTATGGCAACCGCGTCAATATCGATGGCGGCGCGGGCTGGGGGCGGCCTCTGGCGGCGGTTGTCATCGAGGCCGATGGGGTGCATCTTCTGACCGACGGGGGCCGCGAACCCCTGCTGCCGGGGGAATGA
- a CDS encoding phosphoserine transaminase — protein sequence MKDLMIPAARPVNARFSSGPCAKIPHYNLNLLADAPLGRSHRASIGKAKLAEAIELTREVLGVPADYRIGIVPGSDTGAVEMAMWTMLGARPVEMLAWESFGEGWVTDAVKQLKLDATVRKADYGQIVDFAEVDFDRDVVFTWNGTTSGVRVPNGDAIPADRAGLTICDATSAAFAMDLPFEKLDVVTFSWQKVLGGEGAHGMLILSPRAVERLETYTPDRPLPKIFRLTKGGKLIEGIFKGETINTPSMLAVEDYLVALKWAQSLGGVKALIARADANAAAVRDFIAGKDWIADLAEDPATGSTTSVCLKFTDPAIRDGAAFAKAVAKRLEKEGVALDAGAYRDAPPGLRIWCGSTVEASDVAALMPWIEWAYRVELDAQ from the coding sequence ATGAAAGATCTGATGATCCCGGCTGCGCGGCCGGTCAACGCGCGTTTTTCTTCGGGCCCCTGTGCCAAGATCCCCCATTACAATCTGAACCTGCTGGCGGATGCTCCGCTTGGTCGCTCTCACCGTGCCTCTATCGGCAAGGCGAAGCTGGCCGAGGCGATCGAGCTGACGCGCGAGGTTCTGGGCGTGCCCGCCGATTACCGCATCGGCATCGTTCCCGGCTCGGATACCGGCGCGGTCGAAATGGCGATGTGGACCATGCTGGGCGCGCGCCCCGTGGAAATGCTGGCCTGGGAAAGCTTTGGCGAAGGCTGGGTCACGGATGCCGTCAAGCAGCTGAAACTGGATGCGACGGTGCGCAAGGCCGATTATGGCCAGATCGTCGATTTCGCGGAAGTGGATTTCGACCGGGACGTGGTGTTCACCTGGAATGGCACCACCAGCGGCGTGCGGGTTCCGAATGGCGATGCCATTCCGGCGGACCGCGCAGGGCTGACCATCTGTGACGCGACCTCTGCTGCCTTCGCGATGGATCTGCCGTTCGAGAAGCTGGATGTGGTCACGTTCAGCTGGCAGAAGGTTCTGGGCGGCGAAGGCGCGCATGGGATGCTGATCCTGTCGCCGCGCGCGGTCGAACGGCTGGAGACATATACCCCCGACCGGCCGCTGCCGAAGATCTTCCGCCTGACCAAGGGCGGCAAGCTGATCGAGGGCATTTTCAAGGGCGAGACGATCAACACGCCATCCATGCTGGCGGTCGAGGATTATCTGGTCGCGCTGAAATGGGCGCAATCGCTGGGTGGCGTGAAGGCCTTGATCGCGCGGGCAGATGCCAATGCCGCCGCCGTGCGGGACTTCATCGCGGGCAAAGACTGGATCGCCGATCTGGCCGAGGATCCGGCGACGGGCTCGACCACCTCGGTCTGTCTGAAATTCACCGATCCGGCGATCAGGGACGGGGCGGCATTTGCCAAGGCTGTCGCCAAGCGGCTGGAGAAGGAAGGCGTGGCGCTGGACGCGGGCGCCTATCGCGATGCGCCTCCGGGCCTGCGGATCTGGTGCGGCTCAACGGTCGAGGCATCCGATGTCGCGGCGCTGATGCCGTGGATCGAATGGGCTTACCGCGTGGAACTGGACGCGCAGTAA